The following are encoded together in the Oscillatoria sp. FACHB-1407 genome:
- a CDS encoding IS1 family transposase, which yields GKANTQKIERKHLTLRTRIKRLVRKTICFSKSV from the coding sequence TCGGCAAAGCGAACACCCAAAAGATTGAACGGAAGCATTTAACGTTGAGGACACGGATAAAGCGGTTAGTGCGTAAGACGATTTGTTTTTCCAAATCGGTTTAG